A window of Quercus robur chromosome 12, dhQueRobu3.1, whole genome shotgun sequence genomic DNA:
CTCAAATCATCTACAGAAGCAAAAAGAATTAGAGGGCCTTGGGGATAACATATCGTGCATCAGTAGATCAGACGACACAAAAACTAGTGCTAGTGACATGCAGAATTTATCATGTACTTCAGCTGTAATTGATGGTTCTCCTACAGATAGAAAGGCTATAAAtgatcaattttctttttattatcggGGTAGTAGTCATTTTGACAAAGTGACCACTAATCATCCTTGGAGGCCAAACAGAGAATCTTCACAGGCAGTAGCGGATTTTTCAATCAGAAATTTCTTCCATAAGAGATTTCTTTGGCGGTGCCAGCTCGCTAAAGGTGTGTCTTTTAGATTCTTCATTAGTTGgcaaatcaattttttcatgataatagatttgaaatttatgtGTTTATTTTCAGGGAGAGCCTTCTAATTGCTCTGAGGAACAGGCGGAATCATCATTAACAAAATTGACAACATTCAGGGTTGGTGGTCAATTGCAGGATGTGAATATCCATGCTGGATCTGTGAAAGATGATACTGAAATGAATTGTGGAAACCTAGTAATTAAAGCTGGATCGTGTTCAGATCAAAAGGTCGAGGTTGGGAATTCTAGCGAGTTGGTTAGGGAACCCCATAAATGGAAGCATCCTTCGCAATCCCAGCTTGCTGGCTATAATGATAAATCAATTACATTGGAGTATGAAGTATGTAATTTTTCCTTCTTGGTATATTTTACAGCTATATACTATTATGGCATTGAGTGGACTGCTTATCTACCTAATTGAGATATCATGAAATCTAATTCGAATTGTTTATTAAGTTTCTATTTGGCTGTTAAAAACTCAAACGATTAAAAAGAAGTTTCAATGAACCTGAAACTGTATCTTTATTCAACTATATATTGTTGCTTTCTGGAAACTGTATCTTTATTCAATTATATTTGCTACTGACAAATATATTGTTCAACATGTTAACTTTGTTATCATTATGCTCTTTTTGatatcactttatttatttattttttgagatcaCTTTATGATTGATGGTAATAGATGGAAAGCAGAATCACAAAGGTATGCATTTTTTAGGAGTTAGACTtggcaatgaggaagtcatctAAGACAGCCTTTTCATAGGTAATGAAAATCAAGTAATGCACTAGTAAGTAAGAGTAAAATTTGAGGTAGGAGGATAGACCTTATTACCAATGATTTAGTAGAAAATATTTCCCTATATAGAGTTAATTTGCAAAGGTGAATTTGTGGCTGATATAATGAGCATGGCCATAAGGTTATATTGAGTTAATTGGAGTTAATCATATAAGCAGTTGTAGAATATGATtggttttaatttcttttttggtattataaaataaattattactaTTGTATTTTCTATATCACCAAATAGGACAAAAATTACATACAGTATCTTAGTATCTTAGGCTCAATGGTACATTGACTTAGGTGCACTACATTACGTTCCCCAATTATATTCAAAAACCTTATTGCATTGCCCAATAAAACATAAATAGTATTATTATTTACAAGGACAATCAAATTCAATtcaactctctcaaaaaaaaaataattattgtaatgCAATTATATGTTGGAATATAATTGGGGAACCTAATGTAATAAACCTAGGGTACAAATTTTACCTCACctaaaaattcattgattgttttttaatgtttgaagGAGGTTATACAGTCTAGTATTATGTTTCAATAATCGAATTTCTAGGTGCTGTTTGGAATGAATAGCTTAAGTTAGCAATGTATTTAAGATCATTTTCATACCACTTCACAAATTCGAAAGACTTGTCCATTTATCAAATTTAGGTTATTTAGCTCTTTCAATGCTTTCACCGAGGCCATAGATCTAGAACAGGCCATCTTCCATGAGCATTTTTCCCATTAAATTCCATCTAGAGCGACAACCTCCAGTCCATTCTCCGCAATTATAACCCTTCCAACCACTGTGATGAACATGCCTTTTGTTCTTCCTCCTATTTTGAAATACTTTAACTAATTTTAAATAGGTTATACAGTCATCACTGTTTCCACCACTGCTATCAACTGCTATGCTGGCTAGATGAAATTAGGTTACATGAAGCTCTCAATACACAAGGCTATAGATTACTTTTTCTGGTCAAGGAGATTTGATTGATAAGCAACTTTACCTGCAAATAGGAGATTTGATTGGTAAGCAACTTTACCTACAAATTTTGGAAAGGTTGATTCCTAAACTCGCCTGCAACACATCACGTTGGAGGAGAGAACTTGCTATAGATTTGACACAAATAAAattagtgtatatatattagaCTTAAATTGATACATGTGAACTTATTGGACATATCCAACATGTTGGTATCTCACCAAATTTGATAGTGAAAGTTGGATATTCTTTGTTACTTACAGAATTTGATAAAACCATCATTAACAAAATTATGACTTCTAGTACTGCACcattaaatatattcaaaactTTTACACATATTTGCATGAATAAagttaaaactttaaaatattatattttgacTTGCTTTTGGATGAAGCCAAGCTATAGTTTTGACTTAAGTCATACGTGCGCCTTTGCATGTAAATCTATATGTCTGTCTGCTTACTTGTCCatcatcatttttcttcttcatggaTCATGGATGTAGGATCTCTGTAGTTCTTTTATATATTGTCTATAAGAAAAACATTGACAGACTAATTTCCTTTTGCAATTGAACAGATGAGAGTTTGTGATATCTGTGGAGATGCAGGACGTGAGGAGTTGCTTGCTATTTGTAGCAAATGCAGTGATGTGGCAGAGCACATGTAAATGACTAATCTTCTGAAtctttgactctctctctctctctctctcacacacacatatttttaataaattttaaaagaaaacttcCTGCATGAGTGTTCCATCATTGTCTGCCCTTGGGAAGGTGACAAAATTGACCTTTTGTGGTTTTCTGGTTTCTATCAAACAGCTATTGCATGTGTGTTGTGCTGGATAAAGTTCCTGAAGGCAATTGGTTGTGCGAAGAGTGCATGCTTGAGGAGAGAATTGAAAAAGGAGATCAACATAAAGATCAAAAAGCAGCTAGAACATCAAAAGCATCATTCATGCATAAAAGTATGGAAAGCTCTGGAAATTCTAGCACTTTAAGATGTAAGGATGGTTTAAAATTGAATGTAGAAAAATCAGGTGTCAAGGAAAACCAAACAGAGAAAGTaaattcttcttctctcttctctgcTAAGAAACCTGCAAGCAATATAGAAGCTGTAACGGCGACAAAAAGGACTCTTGAAACAAATGTGAAATTATCTGGGGCATCAAGAACCTTCAGACGAGGTCCACTTCGTGGTGACTCTTCATTTAAGAACTCGGGTAAGTCGAAAATGAAGCCAGACCATCAAGTTAATTCTTTAGATAACCAATCTTCAAATTATATTCCTGAAAATAACAAAGTTGGTTGCAGTGGGATAAGTTAATCATGTGTTGACTTGTTCATTATAATGTTTGTTTGAGATTTAGTTcacttaatttaaaaatattgacCTCACAGGTTCTCTTTTTTAAGTCAAAATCGTTCGACATTATGGACTCAAAAAGTGAAAGGTCAACTTTCAAAAGACATTGTtgtccaaaagaaaaaattttccaGCAATAGTACTGCTGCTGAGGATAAGAGAATAGAATGTTTCAGAATGATGAGAAAATCTATGTCATTTAGCTCAAATGCTACTGATGCGAAGGTTAAACCACTAGCTTCCCATTTTTCTCTTGTTGAGGATTTGAAGAACTTAAACCATGCAAAATGGAACTCAACTCAAGGGAAGTATACATCTGTGTTACAATCTAAAGTTAGTTCACCAGTTGCTAATTCTGGTGTTTCTGCATCAATGAGTGGAAATGAAATTGTATCGCGTGGTGAAACCTTTTCATCAGGATCCAAATATCATTATATTGAGGTAGTTGAGGGTCATGAACAATCAAACAATTCATTGAATGCATTTAGTCATCTTGCTAAAAAAGGCTTAAAAAACGAATTTGATGATGTGAGCCGGCATATTGAGCATTCCACAGAAGCAGCATGTTCAATAAAAACGAATAATTCAAATACCACATTTCCTTCCAATGAAAGGCCTTATTTGAGAAACTTTACCTCATTTACAACAGTCATTCCTTCTCAAGTTTCTGCTGTTCCCCAGAGTCATTGCATCTGGCAGTATGGTCTTTTGCTCTTTTCTGAAAGTTcattgctgtgtgtgtgtgtgtgtttttttttttttttttttttttttttaataaaactcgAAGTCACTTCTGTGCCTCGATAAAAATGTCTCATGCAAAAACTTCTAACATTTCATGCAGAGGGGAATTTGAAATGTAGAGAAGTGAAAAACTTCCAAGTTCTTGTTATGGGCTGCAAGCACACTTATCAACTAATGCTTCACCTAAAGTTCTTGAAGTAGTTCTCAAGCTtcctcaaaaaattatattggaGGAAGTACCTCGCTTAAGTGCTTGGCCAACTCAGTTCTCTCAAAATCATGCCACAGAAGATAATATTGCACTCTACTTTTTTGCAAAAGACTTAGAAAGGTTTGTTTTGGCATTTGCTTTTGTGAATTAAAGTGCTCCCCTCATGCTGACATTCAATACatatttccaaattcttttatGCAGCTATGGAAGAAACTACAAGAGATTGCTTAAATGCATGATTAAGAATGACATGGCTCTCAAAGGAAATTTGGACGGAGTTGATCTATTAATTTTCTCATCTAATTATCTTCCTGAAAATTCTTAGCGTAAGTTGTACTTAGCTTAATTTTCTTCCATATAAATGACAAATGTTATATAGGGATCCACTTACACATTTTCATTCACGTCTTTAAATTACCCTGTTTGTCCTTGGCAAGTTGGAATAAACTGTTGTTTTTATGGGGTGTATTTCGTGGAAGAAGGCTTAGTTGTTTACAAGACATACAGAGTTCCCAAATGGTAATcatacacacacacgcacatatATATACTACATTCAGTAAATACCCAAtgtttaaatgaaattttttaaatttcttcttctgtttagTGACTTGGTTTATAGAAGTACTACTCCActctatattttatatttttagaatgcacttggttgtttttgtttaaaaagaaaggATTAATTACTGAATTTGAGGAATTCATTGTATGTAGTGTAGCATATAATTAACTTGTACATAATGCCAAGTAAAGATTTGATGCTTGATTGATTGGAATATATATGCTTCTTCAATTATCGATTTATCTATTTCTCATCTTGATTTGGTTTTAACTTAAGTACCTCCAATTTGTTTTTACCAAAATGTCAGTTAACTTTTATTCGAAGGCCAATATGTTATGTTCCTTACCGTAAAATCATGGCAAATGTGCAATTTAATTTGTTCTTCCGGTTTTAAATAATAGATAAACGTGCTGATTACCTTAGAATATCAGTATAGTACTGATGAAGCTTTTTCTTCTAGCAGAGACAAGAAAGAGATACTA
This region includes:
- the LOC126708485 gene encoding uncharacterized protein LOC126708485 gives rise to the protein MDTKANEFSDETTCKEKATLGSYISDVELLSPSSSCGCNGGQHASSEMSNVFRACSSRDSFSENIESKAALRSMDVSKNIEMLVNHKYGFPKPQIVYPHTYSNHLQKQKELEGLGDNISCISRSDDTKTSASDMQNLSCTSAVIDGSPTDRKAINDQFSFYYRGSSHFDKVTTNHPWRPNRESSQGEPSNCSEEQAESSLTKLTTFRVGGQLQDVNIHAGSVKDDTEMNCGNLVIKAGSCSDQKVEVGNSSELVREPHKWKHPSQSQLAGYNDKSITLEYEMRVCDICGDAGREELLAICSKCSDVAEHIYCMCVVLDKVPEGNWLCEECMLEERIEKGDQHKDQKAARTSKASFMHKSMESSGNSSTLRCKDGLKLNVEKSGVKENQTEKVNSSSLFSAKKPASNIEAVTATKRTLETNVKLSGASRTFRRGPLRGDSSFKNSGKSKMKPDHQVNSLDNQSSNYIPENNKVLFFKSKSFDIMDSKSESSNATDAKVKPLASHFSLVEDLKNLNHAKWNSTQGKYTSVLQSKVSSPVANSGVSASMSGNEIVSRGETFSSGSKYHYIEVVEGHEQSNNSLNAFSHLAKKGLKNEFDDVSRHIEHSTEAACSIKTNNSNTTFPSNERPYLRNFTSFTTVIPSQVSAVPQSHCIWQYGLLLFSESSLLCRSEKLPSSCYGLQAHLSTNASPKVLEVVLKLPQKIILEEVPRLSAWPTQFSQNHATEDNIALYFFAKDLESYGRNYKRLLKCMIKNDMALKGNLDGVDLLIFSSNYLPENS